TCCCGAAACACGGGCTTCCGTATTTTGTGGATGACATCAATTTCGAGTTTGAAGAAGCCGCCGTCAAAAAGAATCTGCAAAAAGACTCTACACTGAAAACGTTACTGCCCGAATTGGCCGACCGCTTCGCGGCACTCGCCGAATTCAACCACGATTCAGTCGAAGCTGCGCTGCGCGCACTGGCCGAAGAAAAAGGCGTTAAAGCCGGGTTGCTGATTAACGCCACGCGCACGGCGCTGACGGGGCAATCCGTTGGGCCAAGTTTGTTTGAACTCGTTCCGGTCATCGGCCAACAACGCGCGGTCCAACGATTGAAGCACGCCGTAACGCTGATTTGAAATCAAGAAGCTTCGCGCTTCATTCCGGCAGGCGAGGACGCCTGCGCACCCAGAGCTATGAAACTCCAAAACAAAATCGTCATCGTCACCGGAGGCGCGATGGGAATCGGTCGCGCGTTGTGCCAACGCTTTGCCGCGGAAGGTGCGCGCGCCGTCGTTGTCGCCGACCGGGAAATGGAAAAAGCCGAAGCCGTTGCCGCCGAAATCGGCGGGCTGGCCATCAAAACCGATGTCAGCAATGAAGCTGACATCGTCAATCTGGTGGAACAAACGACCACCAAGTTCGGCCAGATTGATTTATTTTGCTCGAACGCCGGAATTGGCGGAATGCCCGGCGGCGCGGAAGTTCCGAACGAAGCCTGGGCGGAAATTTTCGGCATCAACGTGATGGCGCACATTTACGCCGCGCGCGCCGTGTTGCCGCAAATGCTTCGGCGCGGCGAAGGCTATTTGCTGCAAACAGCGTCGGCGGCAGGGTTGTTGACCCAAGTCGGTTCGGCTCCGTATTCGGTGACCAAACACGCAGCGGTGGCCTTTGCAGAATGGCTTTCGATCACCTACGGCGACAAAGGCATCAAGGTGTCCTGCCTCTGCCCGCAAGGCGTTCGCACACGCATGCTGTTAGGTGAAGACGGCAAGGGAGAAAACTTTCTGGTGGAAGGTTCGGTTTCGCCGGAAGAAGTGGCGGAAGCGGTCGTGGCTGGATTGGCCGAAGAGAAGTTTTTGATCCTGCCGCACGCGGAAGTCGCCGAATACCTCCAACGCAAAGCGGGCGATTACGATCGCTGGATTCGCGGCATGCGGCGCCTGCAGGCAAAAGTGCTGTAGCGAAAAATAGACAGGATTTACAAGATTGACGGGATTGATTCGGAAGATTGAATCATGTTCATCCTGTAAATCCTGTCCATCGTTTCTTTTATGGAAAAATGCCGAGTTCGGCGTACGTCCGCGCCACCTTCTCAATAGCGTCCAGAAACGCTGACGTGCGCAGGTCAGGTACTTGCGGATTGCTCTTCCAGGCCTCTCGCAACCGTTGATATGCCACCACCATCGTGTCCTCCAATCCGGAATTCACGAAATCCAGTTCGTCCGGCCCTTTGGCAGCAAGCTTCAATTGATCTTCGCTGAAGGAACGCCCGGTCAATGCTTCCATCATGTGAATCAACCGCAGTTCGCTCGCTTGTTCATAGCGTTTGCCCATACGCCCGATGCGGACGTGCGACAAGTTCTTCAGCCATTCAAAATACGACACCGTCACACCACCCGCGTTGGCGTATACATCGGGAACAATCAGCGTTCCTTTCTTGAGCAAAATCTGCTCGGCTCCCGGTGTCATCGGACCGTTCGCGCCTTCGACAACGATGCGCGCTTTGATGCGGCCTGCGTTGTCTTCGGTGATCTGGTTTTCCAATGCGGCGGGAATCAATGCGTCACATTCCAGTTCCAGCGCATCGGCGCTGTGCGGAATGTTGGTTGCGCCAGGGAAGTTCAGAATCGAACCGGTAGCTTTGCGATGCTGGAAGACTTCCTCTTCGTTCAACCCTTTCGGATTCATGATCGCGCCTTCGTATTCGGCAATGGCGATGACGATCGCATCGCCTTCTTCGCGACAGAATTTGGCGGCGTGGTATCCGACGTTGCCCAACCCCTGAACGACGATTCGTTTCCCGGCAATCCCGGCCTTCAATCCCAGGGCACTCATATCTTCGGGATGCGAACTGGCTTCGCGCAGTGCGTAAAACACGCCTCGCCCGGTGGCTTCGCGCCGCCCTCGAATGCCGCCTTGCGACAGCGGCTTGCCGGTCACGCAACCAATCGCGTCAATCTGCCCAGGGTTCATCGCCGAGTAAGTGTCGGCAATCCAAGCCATTTCGCGTTCGCCCGTTCCATAATCCGGCGCAGGAACATCTACGCCGGGGCCAATGAAATTCTTTTTGGCCAGTTCGTGGGTGTAGCGGCGCGTGATGCGTTCGAGTTGATCCAATGAATACTTTTTCGGATCAATTTGAATAGCGCCTTTTGCTCCGCCGAAGGGAACATCCACGATGGCGCATTTGTACGTCATCAACGCGGCCAAGG
This region of Acidobacteriota bacterium genomic DNA includes:
- a CDS encoding SDR family oxidoreductase; translation: MKLQNKIVIVTGGAMGIGRALCQRFAAEGARAVVVADREMEKAEAVAAEIGGLAIKTDVSNEADIVNLVEQTTTKFGQIDLFCSNAGIGGMPGGAEVPNEAWAEIFGINVMAHIYAARAVLPQMLRRGEGYLLQTASAAGLLTQVGSAPYSVTKHAAVAFAEWLSITYGDKGIKVSCLCPQGVRTRMLLGEDGKGENFLVEGSVSPEEVAEAVVAGLAEEKFLILPHAEVAEYLQRKAGDYDRWIRGMRRLQAKVL
- a CDS encoding Glu/Leu/Phe/Val dehydrogenase; translation: MTTHTSFFQNVLDYVDRAAALTNHPKGLLDQIKHCNSVYHFEFPIRQPDGSVEVIKAWRVEHSHHKLPTKGGIRYAPDVNEDEVKALAALMTYKCAIVDVPFGGAKGAIQIDPKKYSLDQLERITRRYTHELAKKNFIGPGVDVPAPDYGTGEREMAWIADTYSAMNPGQIDAIGCVTGKPLSQGGIRGRREATGRGVFYALREASSHPEDMSALGLKAGIAGKRIVVQGLGNVGYHAAKFCREEGDAIVIAIAEYEGAIMNPKGLNEEEVFQHRKATGSILNFPGATNIPHSADALELECDALIPAALENQITEDNAGRIKARIVVEGANGPMTPGAEQILLKKGTLIVPDVYANAGGVTVSYFEWLKNLSHVRIGRMGKRYEQASELRLIHMMEALTGRSFSEDQLKLAAKGPDELDFVNSGLEDTMVVAYQRLREAWKSNPQVPDLRTSAFLDAIEKVARTYAELGIFP